In a genomic window of Nodosilinea sp. PGN35:
- a CDS encoding S9 family peptidase — protein MTETIAGALDDRLKLTTGWQVPPQDVLEVLHAPQLPYVWTAPTGEYLLLADPVLYPPLAELAAPMHKLAGLRVNPLTNDHHSRHGGTCPRLVRGQDGATTRLALPEDAEVVTVKWTAAGQRFALTVRHSDRIGLWVGSVAGDLAEIEGLALNPLLGSAVAWLPDQERLLVRRLPQRGPVPEPPTIPMGPETVEGAGASSRSTYEARNLLETAHDDALFEYYATSELAIAEPTTGQVEVIGTPAVYAKAKFSPSGEYLLVKRLVGPWSHEVTWGRFASEIEVWNDRGEFVATIASLPVADAVPAHGVPVGPRSVVWRSTAPHTLFWVEALDGGNPVARVPHRDRLMRLDAPFTAEPDVVFKAEHRIQPQRSGWTAEGDTLMLTQRERIRRWRYVWLLDVASGAARLWFDLDEGDRYGNPGYPLFRPLPNGRWVLHQQGDAVYFSGSGATDQGDRPFLDLRHLVTGETERLFRCPPDRYEYVVALAGSESRCVLRSESAVEVPNYHLASFGQPIEAAAGEATRTLTRQPVTQFDDPTPQLRAIEKRIVRYERNDGVPLSFHLYLPPGYQEGTPLPTVLYAYPMEYSGAATAGQVSGSAQRFMRLYGASHLYFLLRGYAVLDQTAMPILGDPETAYDTFVPQLVADAEAAVAKAIELGVADPERIGILGHSHGGLMVANLLAHTDLFRAGIARSGSYNKTNQPFGFQAERRSLFEAREAYIQLSPTFFADQISQPVLIIHGADDSNPGTPTFQSQVFYEAVRGAGGTTRLVLLPFEDHGYRARETIEHVLWEQFQWFDRYVKGGWDS, from the coding sequence ATGACAGAGACAATCGCAGGGGCCTTGGATGACCGTCTGAAGTTGACAACCGGGTGGCAGGTTCCCCCCCAAGACGTGCTGGAGGTGCTCCACGCACCGCAGCTTCCCTACGTGTGGACGGCACCCACCGGAGAGTATTTGCTGCTGGCCGACCCGGTGCTCTACCCGCCGCTGGCGGAACTGGCTGCGCCCATGCACAAGCTGGCTGGCCTGCGCGTCAACCCGCTGACCAATGATCACCACAGTCGCCATGGGGGCACCTGCCCCCGCCTGGTGCGAGGGCAGGATGGAGCTACCACCCGGCTCGCCCTGCCGGAGGATGCGGAGGTTGTGACTGTGAAGTGGACGGCGGCTGGCCAGCGCTTTGCGCTCACCGTCAGGCATAGCGATCGCATTGGGCTGTGGGTCGGCTCGGTGGCGGGTGACCTGGCCGAGATTGAGGGGCTGGCGCTCAACCCGCTGCTGGGCAGCGCCGTGGCCTGGCTACCCGATCAAGAGCGCCTGCTGGTGCGCCGCCTGCCGCAGCGGGGGCCAGTGCCTGAGCCACCGACGATCCCAATGGGGCCAGAGACCGTAGAGGGGGCGGGGGCCTCGTCGCGATCGACCTACGAAGCCCGCAACCTGCTAGAGACCGCCCACGACGATGCCCTATTTGAGTACTACGCCACCTCGGAGCTGGCGATCGCTGAGCCGACCACGGGCCAGGTTGAGGTCATTGGTACCCCGGCGGTCTACGCCAAGGCTAAGTTTTCCCCCTCTGGGGAATATCTGCTGGTCAAGCGTTTGGTTGGCCCCTGGTCCCACGAGGTGACCTGGGGGCGGTTCGCCAGCGAAATCGAAGTGTGGAACGACCGGGGCGAGTTTGTGGCAACGATCGCGTCGCTGCCTGTGGCCGACGCGGTACCGGCCCACGGGGTGCCCGTCGGCCCGCGATCGGTTGTGTGGCGCTCTACTGCGCCCCACACGCTTTTCTGGGTTGAGGCGCTGGACGGTGGCAACCCCGTGGCCAGGGTGCCCCACCGCGATCGCCTGATGCGTCTGGATGCACCCTTTACGGCAGAGCCCGACGTTGTCTTTAAAGCTGAGCACCGCATTCAGCCCCAGCGCAGCGGTTGGACTGCCGAGGGCGACACCCTCATGCTCACCCAACGGGAGCGTATCCGGCGCTGGCGCTACGTCTGGCTCCTGGATGTGGCCAGCGGGGCAGCGCGCCTGTGGTTTGACCTAGACGAGGGCGATCGCTACGGCAATCCGGGCTATCCGCTGTTTCGGCCCTTGCCCAACGGTCGCTGGGTGCTGCACCAGCAAGGCGATGCGGTCTACTTCAGCGGCAGCGGGGCGACCGACCAGGGCGATCGCCCATTTTTAGACCTGCGCCACCTGGTCACCGGAGAGACGGAGCGCCTGTTTCGCTGCCCGCCGGATCGCTACGAGTACGTGGTGGCCCTTGCGGGAAGCGAAAGCCGCTGCGTACTGCGCTCCGAGTCGGCGGTGGAGGTGCCCAACTACCACCTGGCCAGCTTCGGCCAGCCCATTGAGGCGGCTGCGGGCGAAGCCACCCGCACCCTGACGCGCCAGCCAGTCACACAGTTTGACGACCCCACCCCTCAACTGCGGGCGATCGAGAAACGCATTGTGCGCTACGAGCGCAACGACGGCGTGCCCCTCAGCTTTCACCTGTACCTGCCCCCCGGCTACCAAGAGGGCACACCCCTGCCCACGGTGCTCTATGCCTACCCGATGGAGTACTCTGGGGCGGCTACCGCCGGGCAGGTGAGCGGTTCGGCCCAGCGCTTCATGCGCCTGTACGGAGCCTCTCACCTCTACTTTTTGCTGCGAGGGTATGCCGTTCTCGACCAGACCGCCATGCCGATCCTTGGCGACCCCGAGACCGCCTACGACACCTTCGTCCCCCAGCTGGTGGCCGATGCAGAGGCCGCCGTCGCCAAGGCCATCGAGTTGGGCGTGGCCGACCCTGAACGGATCGGCATTCTTGGCCACAGCCACGGCGGGCTGATGGTGGCCAACCTGCTGGCGCACACCGATCTGTTTCGCGCCGGTATTGCCCGCAGCGGCTCCTACAACAAAACAAATCAGCCCTTTGGCTTCCAGGCCGAGCGCCGCTCTCTGTTTGAGGCGCGGGAGGCCTACATTCAGCTCTCACCCACCTTCTTTGCCGATCAAATCAGCCAGCCGGTGCTGATCATCCACGGGGCCGACGACTCTAACCCCGGTACCCCCACCTTCCAGTCCCAGGTGTTCTACGAAGCCGTGCGCGGTGCGGGGGGCACCACCCGGCTGGTGCTGCTGCCCTTTGAAGACCACGGCTACCGGGCCAGGGAGACGATCGAGCACGTGCTCTGGGAGCAGTTTCAGTGGTTCGACAGGTATGTGAAGGGGGGCTGGGACAGTTAA
- a CDS encoding glycogen/starch/alpha-glucan phosphorylase gives MDTPSPVDVAVSTALAKERTATDIESIKRAFLNNLFYVQGKPVSLATQHDYYLALAYLVRDRMLHRWNGTAESYTQHRARTVCYLSAEFLMGPHLGNNLINMGIYEPVKQAMEELGLNFDTLLAQEEEPGLGNGGLGRLAACYLDSMASLEIPSVGYGIRYEFGIFEQELRDGWQVERTDKWLRYGNPWEVARPEWSVEVKLGGYTETHTDDQGRYRVRWVPNREVLGVPYDTPILGYRVSTANTLRLWKAEAIESFDFAVFNQGNYYGAVEQKVASENISKVLYPNDEKTAGKQLRLEQQFFFVSCSLQDMFRILRGQGMTPEQFHEKFALQLNDTHPAIAAPELMRLLLDEYGLDWTLAWEITQKTLAYTNHTLLPEALEKWPVSLFGSLLPRHLEIIYEINRRFLDLVRMKFPKDSERLARLSLIDESGDRYVRMANLACVSSHTINGVAALHSELLKETVLRDFYELFPEKFTNVTNGVTPRRWMVLSNPRLSTLISGRIGDRWIKHLDDLKQIEPLADDAGFREEWRSIKQAVKRDLASRIHSHYGVLVDPASLFDVQVKRIHEYKRQHLNVLHIVTLYSQLKQNPHLNVTPRTFIFSGKAAPGYHMAKLMIKLVTAVGDMVNKDPDLRNQIKVIFLPNYNVTNSQRIYPASDLSEQISTAGFEASGTGNMKFAMNGALTIGTLDGANVEIRDAVGAENFFLFGLTVPEVVALKTEGYDPYSYYQRHPMLKDAIDLIASGHFSHGDGELFKPLLDKLLYHDPFMLLADYQAYVDCQETVGHAYSNADSWTRMAILNAVRMGGFSSDRSIAEYCSDIWKVAPFPVGLVDYGEIGGESDGKLTCKLS, from the coding sequence ATGGATACCCCTTCCCCCGTAGACGTTGCCGTATCCACCGCCCTTGCCAAAGAGCGCACCGCCACCGACATCGAGAGCATCAAGCGGGCGTTTCTCAACAATCTGTTTTACGTGCAGGGCAAGCCGGTGTCGCTGGCCACCCAGCACGACTACTACCTGGCCCTGGCTTATCTGGTGCGCGATCGCATGCTGCACCGCTGGAACGGCACCGCCGAGAGCTACACCCAGCACCGCGCCCGCACGGTCTGCTACCTGTCGGCGGAGTTTTTGATGGGGCCGCACCTGGGCAACAACTTGATCAACATGGGCATCTACGAGCCGGTGAAGCAGGCCATGGAGGAGCTGGGCCTCAACTTTGACACCCTGCTAGCCCAGGAAGAGGAACCGGGGCTGGGCAATGGCGGCCTGGGTCGCCTGGCCGCCTGCTACCTCGACTCGATGGCGTCGCTGGAGATTCCGTCGGTGGGCTACGGCATTCGCTACGAGTTCGGCATTTTTGAGCAGGAGCTGCGCGACGGCTGGCAGGTGGAGCGCACCGACAAGTGGCTGCGCTACGGCAACCCCTGGGAGGTGGCCCGACCCGAGTGGTCGGTGGAGGTCAAGCTGGGCGGCTACACCGAAACCCACACCGACGACCAGGGCCGCTACCGGGTGCGCTGGGTACCCAACCGCGAGGTGCTGGGCGTGCCCTACGACACACCGATTTTGGGCTACCGGGTCAGCACCGCCAACACCCTGCGCCTGTGGAAAGCCGAGGCGATCGAATCTTTTGACTTTGCGGTGTTTAACCAGGGCAACTACTACGGCGCGGTGGAGCAAAAGGTGGCCTCAGAAAATATCTCTAAGGTGCTCTACCCCAACGACGAAAAAACCGCCGGCAAGCAGCTGCGCCTAGAGCAGCAGTTTTTCTTTGTCTCCTGCTCCCTGCAAGATATGTTTCGCATTTTGCGGGGCCAGGGCATGACCCCGGAGCAGTTTCACGAAAAGTTTGCCCTTCAGCTCAACGACACCCACCCGGCGATCGCCGCCCCCGAGCTGATGCGCCTGCTGCTCGACGAGTACGGCCTCGACTGGACCCTGGCCTGGGAGATCACCCAAAAGACCCTGGCCTACACCAACCACACTCTCTTGCCCGAGGCGCTAGAAAAGTGGCCGGTTAGCCTGTTTGGCAGCCTGCTGCCCCGCCACCTCGAGATTATCTACGAAATCAACCGCCGCTTCCTCGACCTGGTGCGAATGAAGTTTCCGAAAGATAGCGAGCGGCTGGCCCGCCTGTCGCTGATTGACGAAAGCGGCGATCGCTACGTGCGCATGGCCAACCTGGCCTGCGTCAGCAGCCACACCATCAACGGTGTCGCCGCCCTGCACAGCGAGCTGCTCAAAGAGACCGTGCTACGCGACTTCTACGAACTCTTCCCCGAGAAGTTTACCAACGTTACCAACGGCGTCACCCCCCGCCGCTGGATGGTGCTCAGCAACCCGCGCCTGAGTACGCTGATTTCGGGTCGCATCGGCGATCGCTGGATCAAGCACCTCGACGATCTCAAGCAGATTGAACCCCTCGCCGACGACGCCGGTTTCCGGGAAGAATGGCGCAGCATTAAGCAGGCGGTCAAGCGCGACCTGGCCAGCCGCATCCACAGCCACTACGGCGTGTTGGTTGACCCCGCCTCGCTGTTCGATGTGCAGGTCAAGCGCATCCACGAGTACAAGCGGCAGCACCTCAACGTGCTGCACATCGTCACCCTCTACAGCCAGCTCAAGCAAAACCCCCATCTCAACGTCACGCCGCGCACCTTTATCTTTAGCGGCAAGGCGGCCCCCGGCTACCACATGGCTAAGCTAATGATTAAGCTCGTCACCGCCGTGGGCGACATGGTCAATAAAGACCCCGACCTGCGCAACCAGATCAAGGTGATTTTCTTACCCAACTACAACGTCACCAACAGCCAGCGCATTTACCCGGCCTCAGACCTGTCTGAGCAAATTTCTACCGCCGGGTTTGAGGCCTCGGGCACCGGCAACATGAAGTTTGCCATGAATGGCGCACTCACCATCGGCACCCTCGACGGGGCCAATGTGGAAATTCGCGACGCCGTCGGCGCTGAGAATTTCTTTCTCTTTGGCCTCACCGTCCCCGAAGTGGTCGCTCTCAAAACCGAGGGCTACGACCCCTACAGCTACTACCAGCGCCACCCCATGCTCAAGGATGCCATCGACCTGATCGCCTCCGGCCACTTTTCCCACGGCGATGGCGAGCTGTTTAAGCCCCTGCTCGACAAGCTGCTGTACCACGACCCGTTCATGCTGCTGGCCGATTACCAGGCCTACGTTGACTGCCAGGAGACCGTGGGCCACGCCTACAGCAATGCCGACAGCTGGACGCGGATGGCGATTCTCAACGCGGTGCGCATGGGGGGCTTTTCGAGCGATCGCTCGATCGCCGAATATTGCAGCGACATCTGGAAAGTCGCCCCCTTCCCCGTCGGCCTGGTAGACTACGGCGAAATCGGCGGTGAATCCGACGGCAAGCTCACCTGCAAGCTGAGTTAG
- a CDS encoding DUF3368 domain-containing protein, which produces MWIMPVVSNTSPLLNLAIIDHLFLLPQQFGQVYIPPAVLSELKVNDNLPGSGALQTAIDEGWLIPQPLADRSLVILLKQDLHQGESEAIALAVEVAAETILLDEKEARRAARALGLGVTGILGVLLRGRYDGSIPSLKTAIDRLQQEANFWVAPALRAQLLQDGDS; this is translated from the coding sequence ATGTGGATTATGCCCGTCGTCAGTAATACTTCGCCCCTCTTGAACCTGGCAATCATTGATCATCTATTTCTGCTGCCTCAACAATTTGGGCAAGTCTACATTCCCCCAGCCGTTCTCTCAGAGCTAAAGGTCAACGACAATCTACCCGGTTCTGGTGCCCTACAGACGGCCATTGATGAGGGTTGGCTAATCCCCCAACCTCTGGCAGACAGATCGTTGGTTATCCTGCTGAAGCAAGACCTGCACCAGGGTGAATCTGAAGCCATTGCTCTAGCGGTTGAAGTAGCTGCCGAGACAATTTTACTCGACGAGAAAGAGGCCCGCCGAGCGGCTAGAGCATTAGGGCTGGGCGTTACAGGAATTTTAGGCGTCCTGCTCAGGGGGCGATACGACGGCAGCATACCTTCCCTGAAAACCGCGATCGACCGCTTACAGCAAGAGGCTAATTTTTGGGTGGCGCCAGCGCTGCGGGCTCAACTCTTGCAAGACGGTGACTCATAG
- a CDS encoding UPF0175 family protein, translating into MQLSIPESIIQSIRLPESRIEAELLKELALALYAQELLSFGKACELASLDHRQFSQLLGDRHIVRHYSESELAEDVDYARRQ; encoded by the coding sequence ATGCAGTTATCCATTCCCGAGTCCATTATTCAATCCATCCGGCTGCCCGAAAGCCGCATTGAAGCGGAGCTTTTGAAGGAGCTGGCTCTAGCCCTCTATGCCCAAGAACTGCTGTCCTTTGGCAAAGCCTGTGAACTTGCCAGCCTTGACCATCGCCAGTTCAGTCAGCTTCTAGGCGATCGCCATATCGTTCGGCATTATTCAGAATCTGAACTCGCAGAAGATGTGGATTATGCCCGTCGTCAGTAA
- a CDS encoding AAA family ATPase: MERISIVGTTGSGKTTLARRVAERCSIPHVELDALQWEPHWTPAEPQVFRDRVTAALSGDRWVVDGNYSAVRDIVWGRADTVVFLDYPFGLVLGRLLGRTWRRSLHREELWNGNRETFRQSFFSRDSILVWLLRTYRKKRQQYPALFQQPEYAHLSLVQLRSPKAAEQWLLSCEQHLL; encoded by the coding sequence ATGGAACGCATCTCCATCGTTGGCACAACGGGATCGGGTAAGACAACTCTAGCGCGACGGGTCGCTGAGCGCTGCTCGATCCCCCATGTCGAGCTAGATGCCCTCCAGTGGGAGCCCCATTGGACTCCGGCGGAGCCCCAGGTCTTTCGCGATCGCGTGACGGCAGCGCTGAGCGGCGATCGCTGGGTTGTCGACGGCAACTACAGCGCCGTGCGCGATATCGTCTGGGGCAGAGCCGACACGGTCGTGTTTCTGGACTACCCGTTTGGGCTGGTGCTGGGGCGACTGTTGGGGCGCACCTGGCGGCGATCGCTCCACCGAGAAGAGCTGTGGAACGGCAATCGCGAGACCTTTCGCCAATCGTTTTTCAGCCGCGACTCAATTTTGGTCTGGCTGTTGCGCACCTACCGCAAAAAGCGTCAGCAGTATCCGGCCCTGTTTCAGCAGCCGGAGTACGCCCATTTGTCGCTCGTGCAGCTGCGATCGCCCAAAGCAGCCGAGCAATGGCTACTCTCCTGTGAGCAACATTTGCTGTGA
- the guaA gene encoding glutamine-hydrolyzing GMP synthase, with protein sequence MLVILDFGSQYSELIARRIRETEVYSEVLSYRTTAEQLQQLNPKGIILSGGPNSVYDNGAPHCDPAIWELGIPVLGVCYGMQLMVQQLGGQVERAERGEYGKADLFIDDPTDLLTNVEDATTMWMSHGDSVTRLPDGFEVLAHTDNTPCAAVAHHDRKLYGVQFHPEVVHSKGGIALIRNFVYHICECQPTWTTEAFVEDAIREVRARVGDKRVLLALSGGVDSSTLAFLLHQAIGDQLTCMFIDQGFMRKDEPERLVKLFAEQFHIPVIHVKARDRFLAKVEGITDPEEKRKRIGHEFIRVFEEESKRLGPFDYLAQGTLYPDVIESADTNVDPKTGERVAVKIKSHHNVGGLPKDLQFKLVEPLRKLFKDEVRKVGRSIGLPEEIVRRQPFPGPGLAIRIIGEITKERLEILRNADFVVRDEIAKQGMYHDFWQAFAVLLPVRSVGVMGDQRTYAYPIVLRLVSSEDGMTADWSRVPYDLLETISNRIVNEVDGVNRVVYDITSKPPGTIEWE encoded by the coding sequence ATGCTGGTCATTCTAGACTTTGGCTCCCAATATTCTGAGCTGATTGCTCGCCGCATTCGCGAAACCGAGGTGTACTCGGAGGTGCTTTCCTACCGCACCACCGCCGAGCAGCTCCAGCAGCTCAACCCCAAGGGCATTATTCTCTCCGGCGGCCCCAACTCGGTCTACGACAACGGTGCCCCCCACTGCGACCCGGCCATTTGGGAACTGGGCATTCCGGTTTTGGGCGTCTGCTACGGCATGCAGCTGATGGTGCAGCAGCTCGGCGGCCAGGTGGAGCGGGCCGAGCGCGGCGAGTACGGCAAGGCCGATCTCTTCATTGACGACCCCACCGACCTGCTTACCAACGTCGAAGACGCCACCACCATGTGGATGAGCCACGGCGACTCGGTGACCCGCCTGCCCGACGGCTTTGAGGTGCTGGCCCACACCGACAACACGCCCTGTGCCGCCGTTGCCCACCACGATCGCAAACTCTACGGGGTGCAGTTTCACCCCGAGGTGGTGCACTCCAAGGGGGGCATCGCCCTGATTCGCAATTTTGTCTACCACATCTGCGAGTGCCAGCCCACCTGGACTACCGAAGCCTTTGTCGAAGACGCCATTCGCGAGGTGCGGGCGCGGGTGGGCGACAAGCGGGTGCTGCTGGCCCTCTCGGGCGGGGTAGACTCGTCTACCCTGGCCTTTTTGCTGCACCAGGCGATCGGCGACCAGCTCACCTGCATGTTTATCGACCAGGGCTTTATGCGCAAAGACGAGCCTGAGCGGCTGGTGAAGCTGTTTGCCGAGCAGTTCCACATTCCGGTAATCCACGTCAAGGCGCGCGATCGCTTCTTGGCCAAAGTCGAGGGCATTACCGACCCCGAAGAAAAGCGCAAGCGCATCGGCCACGAGTTCATTCGCGTCTTTGAAGAAGAGTCAAAACGCCTCGGCCCCTTCGACTACCTGGCCCAGGGCACGCTGTACCCCGACGTGATCGAGTCCGCCGACACCAACGTGGATCCTAAAACCGGGGAGCGGGTGGCGGTGAAAATCAAGAGCCACCACAACGTCGGCGGCCTGCCCAAAGACCTGCAATTCAAGCTGGTGGAGCCCCTGCGCAAGCTGTTTAAAGACGAAGTGCGCAAGGTGGGGCGCTCCATTGGGCTGCCCGAAGAGATTGTCCGCCGTCAGCCCTTCCCCGGCCCCGGTCTGGCCATTCGCATCATTGGCGAAATCACCAAAGAGCGGCTGGAGATTCTGCGCAACGCCGACTTTGTGGTGCGCGACGAGATCGCCAAGCAGGGCATGTACCACGACTTTTGGCAGGCCTTTGCGGTGCTCTTGCCGGTGCGCAGCGTCGGGGTGATGGGCGACCAGCGCACCTACGCCTACCCCATTGTGCTGCGCCTGGTCAGCAGCGAAGACGGCATGACCGCCGACTGGTCGCGGGTGCCCTACGACCTGCTGGAGACGATCTCAAACCGCATCGTCAACGAGGTGGATGGCGTCAACCGGGTGGTCTACGACATTACCTCCAAGCCGCCTGGCACCATCGAGTGGGAGTAG